One window of the Lytechinus pictus isolate F3 Inbred chromosome 5, Lp3.0, whole genome shotgun sequence genome contains the following:
- the LOC129260398 gene encoding oxytocin receptor-like, producing the protein MDLAEDETGHLPGWLTSTVSPMSDYTSDILNTTESPKSGRPVTFDRDVRIVSLWFLFVLGLFGNMCVFMWLWMNRRRKSRVNKIIFGLAAADLCVCIFTILGSALFEMLYYQWLAGNFMCKIIMYMQTVSIMASSNMLVLIAIDRHQAVRSPLKEGLPAWRMVMAAWGFALFLSVPQLFLWRVKKHGNIETCGTDFKLRPDWHRMAYLSYAAVVTFFIPILIISVAYARICKKIWDKAHDTSFGRRPVGDFVQRGGKMRIQSTGSTSLNRAKSKTLKMSFVIILAFVICGLPYFIVEIMKCYNVYKIHRFVYGLLGIFAASNSSANPYIFLLFNRGKYGRWADCSTGFYSGIRRLNRRHTEFDAPRANSSSSNSHFETMKTIVDSNNASFKGRNGTVPNRNIYKPVPQIREHKV; encoded by the coding sequence ATGGACCTTGCCGAAGATGAGACGGGGCATCTTCCTGGATGGTTGACATCGACAGTATCCCCCATGTCGGACTATACATCTGACATCCTCAATACGACAGAATCACCCAAGAGTGGTCGGcctgtgacctttgaccgtgACGTCCGTATCGTCTCTCTCTGGTTTCTTTTCGTCCTTGGATTATTCGGGAATATGTGCGTGTTCATGTGGCTCTGGATGAACAGACGGCGCAAGTCACGGGTTAATAAGATCATCTTTGGTCTAGCTGCAGCCGATCTCTGCGTATGCATCTTCACCATTCTAGGATCAGCTTTATTCGAGATGCTCTACTACCAATGGCTGGCTGGTAATTTCATGTGCAAGATTATAATGTACATGCAGACAGTTTCCATCATGGCTTCGAGTAACATGCTAGTCTTGATAGCCATTGACCGTCACCAAGCTGTCAGGAGTCCTCTAAAAGAAGGACTTCCCGCCTGGCGCATGGTAATGGCAGCTTGGGGATTCGCGCTTTTCCTCTCCGTCCCTCAGCTCTTCCTCTGGCGTGTCAAGAAACATGGCAACATTGAAACATGCGGAACCGATTTCAAACTTCGTCCAGACTGGCACCGCATGGCCTACCTTTCCTACGCCGCCGTCGTCACGTTCTTCATCCCAATCTTGATCATTTCCGTAGCATACGCTCGAATCTGCAAGAAGATTTGGGACAAAGCCCACGACACCTCATTCGGTCGGCGACCTGTTGGTGACTTCGTCCAGCGTGGCGGCAAGATGCGCATTCAGAGTACGGGATCAACCTCGCTAAACCGCGCCAAGAGTAAGACCCTCAAAATGTCGTTCGTCATCATTCTTGCTTTCGTTATCTGTGGACTTCCGTACTTTATCGTCGAGATCATGAAATGTTATAACGTTTACAAGATTCACCGCTTTGTATATGGTCTTCTGGGAATCTTCGCCGCGTCCAACTCTTCGGCGAATCCTTACATCTTCCTCTTGTTCAACAGGGGTAAGTACGGACGATGGGCAGACTGTTCTACTGGGTTCTACAGTGGCATCAGGAGACTTAATAGACGACATACCGAATTCGATGCTCCTCGTGCGAATTCATCCTCAAGCAATTCTCACTTCGAAACCATGAAAACGATAGTGGACAGTAATAATGCATCATTCAAGGGAAGAAATGGAACAGTACCGAATAGGAACATTTACAAACCGGTCCCTCAAATACGagaacacaaagtttag